The Candidatus Dadabacteria bacterium genome segment CTTTATTATAACACAAACAACGGCCTTTTCTATACCTTACCGTGAGAAATCCGGGCTAGGGAAAATACAGGTAAGCAATAGATGTAATGCTAACAGTGAAAAGCCGGTGGCAGCCACTTAATCTTGACGAAAAAGCCATAGCTTAAAAGAGATAAGCGACCAATGCACCTTACAGGGGAAATATCGTTAAGGATCTTTATCTCCGCCCTCCTTGCGCTTGGAGCTATGGGGACCGCCGGTTGTGGCGGTGGCGGCCCCCCGGACTATATCCCTCTCCACGAAGATATATGCGATCTTGATTCCCTGAGAAACGAACAGAAGGATACGGGATACAAAAGAGATAATTATTATCCCGAGAGATTCAGCCGTGATTTGAACTTCCGCAACTACGGTGCCGACATATCCCCCACGGAAAAGCATGAGGATATCGCAAGAAAAGTAAGCCGCTCCGTATTCGATATGGAATTCAGAAAAGACTCAAGACTTCTTGGAATGGGCACCGGATGGCTTATAGCCCCCAGATACGTGGTTACATCTGCGCACTCTTTTAGAGGAGGAGAACAGGTGTTTATCCACACCTTTGAAGGCAATAGAGTAAAAGCGGAAAAAGTCGTCTACATTGACCCGGGAAGGACTGCGGGAACTGATCTGGCCTTACTCCGCCTTGAAGAGGAAATTGACGCCGTTCCCATGAAAATAGCGGACAGAAGACCCTTAAGAAACGAATTTCTGATGGCTATGGGCGGAGGTGGCAGGCAGAGGGGCCTCGGCGGATGGACAGTTTCCGCGGGACCGGCACTTGAGTTGAAAAGCGGATATCCGATCTCACGCCCCGACAGGATGTATCACGCGGCGCCAGTCTCCCGAGGAATGAGCGGAGGACCTGTATTCAACGACAAGGGAGAAGTGGTTTCCATCGTATCCACGGGACGATTAAACGGAGATACAATCAGGAACGGATTTGGTGTCATGCCGTCTGAGATTTTCAACTCGCCGCCTGAGCGTCTCTGGATCTACGCTTTTCATCAATCGGACCCGCATTACTTCTCCTTGGGACCGAACATCGATGAGCTTAAGGAACTTTATGAAAAGTGGATTCCGAATGATGAAAGACCTCGTAACGCCGGTGATTACAGGAATGACAACATATGGCCGACCGGTCATGAGTTCGGCGACAACTACAGTCCGTTTCCGATTGATCAGTTCGAGCTTATGCAGGACGTATACAAAGAGGCACGTGAAGCCACTGTTATCGTCCGTACCGCAGGAGGGTCGCGTGGCTCGGGATTTATATACGACGACAATACTGTCGTCACTGTAGGACACGTGGCCACCAGAAAAGGTGACAAAGTGGACATTAGCACAATTGATAGCGAAGGCCGCAGGAGTGACTATACGGGAAAGGTTTCTAAAACACATGAAAATCGAGGCAGGAAATGCGACATTGCGGTTATAAAAATGGATGAACAAGACGCATTTTCAGAATATCCAAAGCTCGGGATAGCCGATTCCTCTTCTCTTAATTGCGGAGACCCGCTTGTTGCTATCGGTTCCGGCGCGGCATACAGAAGCGTAGGCCCCTTGCAGGGGATCGGAATCGTTTACAGGCAGACAGAAACATACAGATCCGAATTTTTCGACGACTTAACTGTCGGCGGCATGAGCGGCGGTCCAATCGTAGACATAAACCGCAAAGTAGTTTCCCTA includes the following:
- a CDS encoding serine protease; this translates as MHLTGEISLRIFISALLALGAMGTAGCGGGGPPDYIPLHEDICDLDSLRNEQKDTGYKRDNYYPERFSRDLNFRNYGADISPTEKHEDIARKVSRSVFDMEFRKDSRLLGMGTGWLIAPRYVVTSAHSFRGGEQVFIHTFEGNRVKAEKVVYIDPGRTAGTDLALLRLEEEIDAVPMKIADRRPLRNEFLMAMGGGGRQRGLGGWTVSAGPALELKSGYPISRPDRMYHAAPVSRGMSGGPVFNDKGEVVSIVSTGRLNGDTIRNGFGVMPSEIFNSPPERLWIYAFHQSDPHYFSLGPNIDELKELYEKWIPNDERPRNAGDYRNDNIWPTGHEFGDNYSPFPIDQFELMQDVYKEAREATVIVRTAGGSRGSGFIYDDNTVVTVGHVATRKGDKVDISTIDSEGRRSDYTGKVSKTHENRGRKCDIAVIKMDEQDAFSEYPKLGIADSSSLNCGDPLVAIGSGAAYRSVGPLQGIGIVYRQTETYRSEFFDDLTVGGMSGGPIVDINRKVVSLVSEDLGRLPEEGESIEPGPLVIRTRFPVYAEKVVSRGPNAEIIRRFVEEDDYYCPE